A genome region from Astyanax mexicanus isolate ESR-SI-001 chromosome 19, AstMex3_surface, whole genome shotgun sequence includes the following:
- the polr3d gene encoding DNA-directed RNA polymerase III subunit RPC4 yields MATPGSGDSGPPRTPQPGGGGRGSVLGRRLPAALSPGRLPTMRSRDLTLGGVKKKTFTPNIIGRKSKEELKADEGPRRERKDADRGRQRDGRGRGRGRPEVIQSHSIFEQGPAEMMAKRRGVYDDARETPNTGPSPIINIKKEKRETEEETKEILRKLERDNFLDDPHMRSEARNCPVQLPLAVSGWVFKEEFEEDTKTGLKMESSSGDAEPMNTESSGAAVTVKQEPLDVPEMKKPEPMLKPPVISEPDSLPDLLETWSQCKEEELLFMQLPDSLPGQPPTSDVRPTKTAVQSEDGQSMLQKTEDQQEETEEENVCNLKHLQEGLVGKMLVRKSGRVQLILGNVTLDVALGTSCSFLQELVSVGTEGRRGDMSVLGHVKHKLVCSPDFQALLENRT; encoded by the exons CCCCGTACCCCTCAGCCTGGAGGTGGTGGCAGAGGTTCAGTGCTTGGCCGCAGGCTGCCTGCTGCTCTCTCTCCCGGTCGTCTCCCCACCATGCGCTCAAGAGACCTCACACTGGGAGGTGTAAAAAAG AAAACATTCACACCTAACATCATTGGTCGTAAAAGTAAAGAAGA ATTGAAAGCTGATGAGGGACCCAGGAGAGAAAGGAAAGATGCGGATCGAGGGCGGCAGCGAGACGGGCGTGGCAGAGGTCGGGGTCGCCCAGAGGTCATTCAGTCCCACTCTATCTTTGAGCAGGGCCCTGCGGAAATGATGGCCAAGAGGAGAG gTGTATATGATGATGCAAGAGAAACGCCCAACACTGGCCCCTCCCCCATCATCAACATTAAGAAGGAGAAGAGGGAGACTGAGGAGGAGACCAAAGAGATTCTGCGCAAACTGGAAAGAGACAAC TTTCTGGATGATCCCCATATGCGAAGCGAAGCGAGGAACTGTCCTGTGCAGCTGCCCCTGGCTGTGTCCGGCTGGGTCTTTAAGGAGGAGTTTGAGGAGGACACCAAGACGGGCCTTAAAATGGAGAGCAGCTCTGGAGATGCTGAACCAATGAACACTGAAAGCTCTGGTGCCGCTGTTACAG TTAAACAAGAACCTCTTGACGTCCCTGAGATGAAGAAGCCAGAACCCATGTTAAAGCCACCCGTCATATCTGAGCCTGATTCGCTGCCCGACCTGCTTGAAACATGGAGTCAGTGCAAAGAGGAGGAGCTGCTCTTTATGCAACTGCCTGATTCACTGCCAGGTCAACCGCCTACCAGTGATGTCAGACCAACAAAAACAGCTGTGCAGTCGGAGGACGGGCAGTCCATGTTGCAAAAAACTGAagaccag caggaggagactgAGGAGGAGAATGTCTGCAACCTGAAGCACCTGCAGGAGGGTTTGGTGGGCAAGATGCTGGTGAGGAAATCGGGCAGAGTGCAGCTCATCTTGGGGAATGTTACGCTGGATGTGGCTCTGGGGACCTCCTGCTCTTTCCTTCAG GAGTTGGTGTCAGTTGGAACAGAGGGCAGAAGAGGAGATATGTCTGTACTGGGCCACGTTAAACACAAACTGGTTTGTTCACCTGACTTCCAAGCCCTTCTGGAGAACAGAACTTGA